In a genomic window of Occallatibacter riparius:
- a CDS encoding RNA polymerase sigma factor, giving the protein MDVPPEPTSTVRTEASSSLSESARLVRDIAAGQPDAERQFALRYMPPVKAMLTARLRDADLASDIKQDVMIEALCALRRGQIQDPEKLTQFVLGIARNCLNNYFRSSKRVAAVELPDDIPDLKNGAFHREEIDQENRALRAIENLDKLDRAILQMTLVDGLKPGVIATQLHINPDVVRQRKLRATRRVIDFLKRESQNSPGRHIQPGRAS; this is encoded by the coding sequence ATGGATGTTCCCCCCGAGCCCACCTCCACAGTCAGGACCGAGGCCTCGTCGTCTCTAAGTGAGAGCGCCCGCCTGGTTCGGGACATCGCCGCCGGACAGCCGGACGCAGAGCGCCAGTTTGCGTTGCGCTATATGCCCCCGGTGAAGGCCATGCTGACGGCGCGCCTGCGCGACGCCGATCTGGCCTCCGATATCAAGCAGGACGTGATGATTGAGGCTCTTTGCGCGCTGCGGCGGGGCCAGATTCAGGATCCCGAAAAGCTGACGCAGTTTGTGCTGGGGATTGCCCGCAACTGCTTGAATAATTACTTCCGTAGCAGCAAGCGGGTGGCTGCCGTGGAGCTGCCCGACGACATTCCCGACCTTAAAAACGGCGCATTCCACCGTGAAGAGATCGATCAGGAAAACCGCGCGCTCCGCGCCATCGAGAACCTGGACAAGCTCGACAGGGCGATCCTGCAGATGACACTGGTGGATGGACTTAAGCCGGGCGTGATTGCCACGCAGCTCCACATCAATCCGGACGTGGTCAGGCAGCGAAAGCTCCGCGCGACGCGCCGCGTAATCGATTTTCTAAAGAGGGAGTCACAAAATTCTCCCGGGCGCCACATTCAACCAGGGAGAGCATCATGA
- a CDS encoding alpha-L-fucosidase, with protein MTAKAPFRFSIFLLAFALVAANICAQDSAGDIRPAPYQTAWQDLEFGVIIHFSTNTFLDREWGDGTAAPSTFNPTAFDPDQWMKAIHDSGAKYVVLVAKHHDGFCLWPTQQTSYSVKNSPWRDGKGDVVGEVAKAARKYGLKFGVYLSPWDRHDPRYKDSAAYDRYYNDELSELASNYGDLVEFWLDGAGSEGHVYDFKKIIETLRTYQPNTIVFADTGLFEYGDARWVGNEAGVVSYENWNVIDRHGYRRWRPVESDTPLRKLHWFWHPNDESSLKSLPELLDTYDKTVGRGAQLMLGLAPDNRGLLPENDVARLKEFGEALQKRAQGNLALHHGAGGDNVSAASDGNPDTFWSAPEGSHHAVLELSFDHPITFDHALTMEWLNDGQHVQKYAIEVWNDKQRAWTPVASGEAIGHKKIDAFTAVTASRVRLNILSSTSEAHIREFQLFNWSAVQ; from the coding sequence ATGACCGCGAAAGCCCCGTTCAGGTTCTCGATCTTCCTTCTTGCCTTTGCCCTCGTTGCTGCGAACATTTGCGCGCAGGATTCGGCAGGCGATATCCGCCCCGCTCCTTATCAGACCGCGTGGCAGGATCTCGAATTCGGCGTCATCATTCACTTCTCTACGAACACGTTCCTCGATCGCGAGTGGGGTGATGGCACCGCTGCGCCATCGACGTTCAATCCGACTGCGTTCGATCCCGATCAGTGGATGAAGGCTATTCATGATTCGGGCGCGAAGTATGTGGTGCTGGTGGCGAAGCATCATGACGGTTTTTGCCTCTGGCCCACGCAACAGACCTCATACAGCGTGAAGAACAGCCCCTGGCGCGACGGCAAGGGCGACGTTGTGGGCGAGGTGGCGAAGGCGGCGCGCAAGTATGGCTTGAAGTTTGGCGTGTATCTGTCGCCGTGGGATCGCCATGATCCGCGGTACAAGGATTCTGCTGCATACGACCGCTACTACAATGATGAGCTATCGGAACTGGCCTCGAACTACGGGGACCTCGTGGAGTTCTGGCTCGATGGCGCGGGCAGCGAAGGCCACGTTTACGACTTCAAGAAGATCATCGAGACGCTGCGCACGTATCAGCCCAACACGATCGTCTTCGCCGACACAGGCCTGTTCGAGTATGGCGATGCGCGCTGGGTGGGGAATGAGGCCGGCGTGGTGAGCTATGAGAACTGGAACGTGATCGACAGGCACGGCTATCGGCGCTGGCGTCCCGTTGAATCCGACACGCCTCTGCGCAAGCTGCACTGGTTCTGGCATCCGAATGATGAATCGTCGCTGAAGTCTCTGCCCGAACTGCTCGACACCTATGACAAGACGGTCGGGCGTGGAGCGCAACTCATGCTGGGCCTCGCGCCGGACAACCGCGGCCTGCTCCCGGAGAACGACGTGGCGCGGCTGAAGGAATTCGGCGAGGCTCTTCAAAAGCGCGCGCAGGGCAACTTGGCACTGCATCACGGAGCCGGCGGCGATAACGTCTCCGCTGCGTCCGATGGCAATCCTGATACGTTCTGGTCAGCACCTGAGGGATCGCACCATGCCGTGCTGGAACTTTCTTTCGATCACCCCATCACCTTCGATCACGCGCTTACGATGGAATGGTTGAACGATGGCCAGCACGTGCAGAAGTACGCGATTGAAGTGTGGAACGACAAGCAGCGCGCCTGGACACCGGTCGCGAGCGGCGAGGCTATCGGTCACAAGAAGATCGACGCGTTCACGGCTGTGACCGCATCGCGCGTGCGGCTCAATATTCTTTCCAGTACCTCTGAGGCGCACATTCGCGAATTTCAGCTCTTCAACTGGAGTGCAGTGCAGTAA
- a CDS encoding zf-HC2 domain-containing protein, protein MSNCIGAPAREWLEQYVEGTLPEAEAERFENHYFECPVCLGELQALQAAQEALRRHPVAIEAPKRFFEWPTVWRPVAGFGAVAAALILGFFGYRVMEHAPQTGGNVAVTQPAPSAVPPVQPSASQGQPTTQVADLASIADLRLPQYQPPVLRDGSAESAFEHGMKQYIAGDCAGATQTLSQVDKSGPDGLAAQFYSGVCRIHSGDLRGAASILRQVASAGDSAYEESAYYYLAQIALAESNAAEARRDLNHVVSLRGDLVHQARKQLSEIPPTAGK, encoded by the coding sequence ATGAGCAACTGCATCGGAGCCCCCGCGAGAGAATGGCTGGAGCAGTACGTCGAAGGAACTCTGCCCGAGGCTGAAGCGGAAAGATTTGAAAACCATTACTTTGAGTGCCCTGTTTGTCTTGGGGAACTCCAAGCACTGCAGGCGGCACAGGAAGCATTGCGCCGTCATCCGGTCGCGATCGAAGCGCCGAAGCGTTTTTTTGAGTGGCCCACTGTCTGGCGCCCGGTTGCTGGCTTCGGGGCAGTAGCGGCTGCTCTGATCCTCGGATTCTTTGGATACCGCGTGATGGAGCATGCTCCGCAGACCGGCGGCAATGTGGCGGTCACGCAGCCTGCGCCGAGTGCCGTTCCCCCGGTACAGCCGAGTGCCTCCCAGGGTCAGCCGACGACGCAGGTTGCCGATCTGGCGTCAATTGCCGACCTGAGGTTACCTCAGTATCAGCCACCCGTGCTCCGCGATGGATCTGCGGAAAGCGCCTTCGAGCACGGGATGAAGCAGTACATCGCGGGCGATTGCGCGGGCGCGACGCAGACACTTTCCCAGGTGGACAAGAGTGGGCCGGACGGCCTGGCGGCGCAGTTTTACTCCGGCGTGTGCAGGATACATTCGGGCGATCTGCGCGGAGCTGCGAGCATCTTGCGTCAAGTGGCCTCAGCAGGTGACTCAGCCTATGAGGAATCGGCGTATTATTACCTCGCGCAGATTGCGCTGGCCGAATCGAATGCGGCTGAAGCGCGGCGCGATCTGAATCATGTAGTTTCGCTGCGTGGCGACCTGGTTCACCAGGCACGCAAGCAGTTATCAGAGATTCCCCCGACTGCGGGTAAGTAG
- a CDS encoding CHAT domain-containing protein — protein MRLLIPVARISHIIALVPALVLPCLAQQPATPAAGNATAPAAEASEAGQDIAAARAKLAKVEAAGKGDTVELAQALNDLISTQLDDSRASKETLELAERELKVAEAAAGKRSKAYVAALSDASEVRVALGRHAEARPYAEKALEIAQKEFPDAEEGINASDELAYVCLYLNDLQCSKHAEEAAIAIERKPGPDHDWDLAYTLSTYAEVLRRMGDEKGSGAAAEECLAAALRSKPDDPHVGVFENSLGSHYMRAEDFPHAIVHFNAASERLSKTYGPHSAWVMDVAGNLASVYSRSGDFKQAWPKYEFALQNRNSPYDDRADQHADFARSLASGGSLQRAIDEALVASRMGRESFTLQARVLPERQVLAYAQRRAKGLDTALSVVARHPDLPTAAVYDEMVRSRALVADEMARRQRNLNASNDAETARLISELNGARADLLELERHPEKSGGDAAIFAARTRMEKIERELAERVAVVHEDEAVNSAGLEELRHALPPHSVLVSYWAFSRRVVDKVDSHHFDTPAYLAVVVQPESPNARVIDLGDAKPIEDAVNRMRASANAEAHGGGVGSARNERAYREAGADLRKLVWDPLHASVGSAELVILVPDGMLDLVPFASLPDGASYLAERKQVIHTISSERDLLTQYQPVHRSGLLAFGSPQFDVAQNNLAQNTPPPPSAERLRNASIPCDALQQVEFGPLEGAALELREIDSTWHRWNPAEPAALITGDQATRARFLQDAPRYRVLHVATHAFVLDRRCGDDNPLLHSGLVFAGANRDRGASILTAQEIASLDLSGVEWAVLSACNTGTGVLIDGEGVLGLERAFRIAGARNVVMTLWPVDDRITARFMRHLYGERLEQHASTAEAVWDSTRKMLDERRAAGKSTHPWYWAGFVGSGWDPDESASESLARK, from the coding sequence ATGAGGTTGTTGATCCCCGTGGCCCGTATCTCGCACATTATCGCCCTGGTTCCGGCGCTGGTGCTGCCGTGTCTCGCGCAGCAGCCCGCTACGCCGGCTGCCGGCAATGCGACCGCCCCTGCCGCTGAAGCTTCGGAGGCGGGGCAGGACATTGCCGCCGCTCGCGCGAAGCTGGCGAAAGTAGAAGCCGCAGGCAAAGGCGACACAGTCGAATTGGCGCAGGCACTCAATGACCTTATCTCAACTCAACTTGATGATTCACGGGCATCGAAGGAGACGCTTGAGTTGGCTGAGCGCGAGCTGAAGGTGGCTGAAGCCGCAGCGGGCAAGCGCAGCAAGGCTTATGTGGCCGCCCTCTCCGACGCCTCAGAGGTGAGGGTGGCGCTGGGCCGCCATGCCGAGGCACGGCCCTACGCTGAGAAGGCGCTGGAGATTGCGCAGAAGGAGTTTCCCGATGCGGAAGAGGGGATTAACGCATCGGATGAGCTAGCTTACGTTTGCCTGTATCTGAACGATCTGCAGTGTTCAAAGCATGCCGAGGAAGCGGCGATCGCAATTGAACGCAAGCCGGGGCCGGATCATGACTGGGACCTGGCTTATACGCTCTCAACGTATGCCGAAGTCCTGCGCCGCATGGGGGATGAAAAGGGATCGGGCGCAGCGGCGGAAGAGTGCCTGGCCGCGGCGCTGCGCTCCAAACCGGACGATCCGCACGTGGGCGTCTTTGAGAATTCGCTGGGCTCGCACTACATGCGGGCAGAGGATTTTCCGCACGCGATCGTTCATTTCAACGCCGCCTCCGAGCGCCTGAGCAAGACCTACGGGCCGCACAGCGCGTGGGTGATGGATGTAGCCGGCAACCTGGCAAGCGTGTACAGCCGGAGTGGCGATTTCAAGCAGGCCTGGCCGAAGTACGAGTTTGCGCTCCAAAACAGGAATTCGCCCTACGACGACAGGGCCGACCAGCACGCGGACTTCGCGCGGTCACTGGCTTCCGGAGGCAGCTTGCAGCGGGCGATTGATGAAGCCCTGGTGGCAAGCCGCATGGGACGTGAGAGCTTCACGCTTCAGGCGCGTGTGTTGCCGGAGCGGCAGGTGCTTGCATACGCGCAACGGCGCGCGAAAGGACTGGACACAGCGCTGTCAGTGGTTGCGCGCCATCCGGACCTGCCAACGGCCGCCGTATATGACGAGATGGTGCGGTCGCGCGCGCTGGTTGCGGATGAGATGGCGCGGAGGCAGCGGAATCTGAATGCCTCAAACGATGCTGAGACTGCGCGCCTGATAAGCGAATTGAACGGAGCGCGTGCCGATCTGCTGGAGTTGGAGCGGCATCCGGAGAAGTCAGGCGGGGATGCGGCGATCTTCGCTGCGCGCACGCGGATGGAGAAGATTGAGCGCGAGCTCGCCGAACGCGTTGCCGTCGTACACGAGGACGAGGCGGTCAACTCGGCCGGACTTGAGGAGTTGCGGCATGCCCTTCCGCCACATTCCGTACTGGTTTCGTACTGGGCATTCAGCCGCCGCGTTGTGGACAAGGTGGACTCGCACCACTTCGACACACCCGCTTATCTCGCCGTGGTGGTGCAGCCGGAATCGCCGAACGCACGAGTCATCGACCTGGGCGATGCCAAGCCAATTGAAGACGCGGTCAACCGCATGCGTGCCTCAGCAAACGCGGAAGCACACGGCGGCGGTGTAGGCTCCGCACGCAATGAGCGCGCATATCGGGAGGCGGGCGCAGATCTGCGTAAATTGGTTTGGGATCCGCTGCACGCGAGTGTGGGTAGCGCCGAGCTGGTCATCCTGGTTCCTGACGGCATGCTCGATCTGGTTCCGTTTGCTTCGCTGCCCGACGGCGCAAGCTATTTGGCGGAACGCAAGCAGGTCATTCACACGATATCGAGCGAACGCGATTTGCTGACGCAGTATCAGCCGGTGCATCGCTCGGGGCTTCTGGCTTTTGGCAGCCCGCAGTTTGATGTCGCTCAGAATAACCTTGCCCAGAACACGCCGCCGCCGCCGTCGGCTGAGCGGCTTCGCAATGCGTCGATCCCCTGCGATGCGCTGCAGCAGGTGGAGTTCGGGCCGCTGGAAGGCGCGGCTTTGGAATTGCGCGAGATCGATTCGACGTGGCACCGCTGGAATCCCGCTGAACCAGCCGCGCTGATCACCGGCGACCAGGCTACGCGCGCACGGTTCCTTCAGGATGCGCCGCGCTATCGCGTTCTGCACGTGGCGACGCACGCGTTCGTGCTCGACCGCAGGTGCGGGGACGACAATCCGCTGCTGCACTCGGGTCTGGTGTTTGCAGGCGCCAATCGCGATCGCGGAGCGTCGATTTTGACCGCGCAGGAGATTGCCTCGCTGGATTTGAGCGGCGTGGAATGGGCTGTGCTTTCGGCGTGCAACACCGGCACGGGCGTGCTGATTGATGGCGAGGGCGTGCTAGGGCTGGAGCGGGCCTTCCGCATTGCCGGCGCTCGCAACGTGGTGATGACGCTTTGGCCGGTTGACGATCGGATTACGGCGCGGTTCATGCGGCATCTTTATGGGGAACGGCTGGAGCAGCATGCGTCAACCGCTGAAGCTGTGTGGGACTCGACCCGCAAGATGCTCGACGAGCGGCGAGCGGCGGGCAAAAGCACGCATCCGTGGTACTGGGCGGGCTTTGTGGGGTCGGGCTGGGACCCCGATGAATCCGCATCCGAGTCTCTCGCGAGAAAATAG